Genomic DNA from Halomonas sp. BDJS001:
GAGGGGCTCTCGTAGCCGACGCTATAGCCTGCGCTGGATGCATCCATTCCCTCCGCCACCATCAGCCTGCGTGCTTCCTGCAGGCGTAACTGGCCACGGAATTCAAGTGGGGTCATGGACGTAATCGCCTTGAAGTGAGCATGAAAAGAGGAACTGCTCATGCCTAGCGTATCAGCGATGTCATTAATCCGGCAGGCTTCAGTGTAGTGCTCCCTTAGCCAGACAATAGCCTTGGCAATTTGATTCAAGCGGCTATCCGCTGTAGCCATCTGGCGTAGGGTGCTATTGCCAGGATCCTTCAGAAGACGGTAGAGAATCTCCCGAATAACCAGTGGTGCTAATGCCTCAATATCGTCCGGTTTGTCGAGCAAGTCGGTAAGCCGAACAGCGGCATCCAGCAACTCGGGCGTCGTATCATTAAGCGAAATCCCGTTTGCAGAGGTATTGTGCTGTGTGGATGCAGGGATTTTTAATGCAAGATCGCTTAGTGTTGCCATGTCCAAATTGAGAACCAGGCATAGATAAGGTGCGGATTCGC
This window encodes:
- a CDS encoding AraC family transcriptional regulator produces the protein MDSLTKLVDNIARHIQDDGTYQTSIPGVNLIRSGTPTLPMPVVYEPTLCLIAQGRKQVMLGTTMYVYDSARYLIASVDMPVIGTVIEASESAPYLCLVLNLDMATLSDLALKIPASTQHNTSANGISLNDTTPELLDAAVRLTDLLDKPDDIEALAPLVIREILYRLLKDPGNSTLRQMATADSRLNQIAKAIVWLREHYTEACRINDIADTLGMSSSSFHAHFKAITSMTPLEFRGQLRLQEARRLMVAEGMDASSAGYSVGYESPSQFSRDYARMFGNPPAKDAGRLRRVV